A window of the Hordeum vulgare subsp. vulgare chromosome 5H, MorexV3_pseudomolecules_assembly, whole genome shotgun sequence genome harbors these coding sequences:
- the LOC123395715 gene encoding uncharacterized protein LOC123395715, whose amino-acid sequence MMDAAAATMLEAGVGRFRGPSLAALLAEMWAPLAVALAALATLPSLLGRLQVLILRLRSRGKEVISSHISTYYSSGDDESDSDGDGEDDDESSDDDAATSSSGEEDAVRRIGYFEGAAEGLDGCFPWGGAVVRTWQDLPRRFSGVGCGGGGARFPSGAGVQAVRLWGASTASGEGSGQAWWWDADDSGRAVVVGWRREHAARRRHRPLRVLPSAE is encoded by the coding sequence ATGATGGATGCGGCCGCGGCGACGATGCTGGAGGCCGGGGTGGGGCGGTTCCGGGGGCCGAGCCTCGCGGCGCTGCTGGCGGAGATGTGGGCGCCGCTGGCCGTGGCGCTGGCGGCGCTCGCGACGCTGCCCAGCCTGCTCGGCAGGCTGCAGGTGCTCATCCTCCGCCTCCGCTCCCGCGGGAAGGAGGTCATCTCCTCGCACATCTCCACCTACTACTCCTCCGGGGACGACGAGTCCGActccgacggcgacggcgaggacgacgacgagagcTCCGATGACGACGCGGCCACCAGCTCGTCCGGCGAGGAGGATGCCGTGAGGAGGATCGGGTACTTCGAGGGCGCCGCCGAGGGCCTCGACGGCTGCTTCCCGTGGGGCGGCGCCGTCGTGCGGACGTGGCAGGACCTGCCGCGGCGGTTCTCCGGCGTCGGCTGCGGGGGCGGAGGAGCCAGGTTCCCGTCCGGAGCAGGTGTGCAGGCGGTCAGGCTGTGGGGCGCGAGCACGGCGAGCGGGGAGGGGAGTGGACAGGCGTGGTGGTGGGACGCCGATGACAGCGGCCGCGCGGTGGTCGTCGGGTGGCGGCGCGAGCACGCGGCTCGGAGGCGGCATCGGCCCCTCCGTGTCCTGCCCTCCGCCGAGTGA